CACGTAAGACACTTTCTGAAATAGTAAATGGAAAGAGTTCGATAACACCCGAGACAGCAGTTCGGATTGCTTTAGCGACAAATACTTCTGCAGAGAGTTGGTTAAATATGCAGATTAAATTGGATTTATGGACAGCCCTGCAGGACAAGCCCCGGAATGTTATTAAATTTCCCGCATCAGCTTAAACTTATTTAATCTAATTTTTCTTTAAAGGCCAAATCGTCGCCTAACCATGGCCAGAAGACTGAAGACAGTAGCTGTTAGATGTTGAAAATGCTACAGAGGACGGGGGAAAATCCACTCTTAGCATAAAAATCTTTCTATAGTACGTGGAAATTTCGTTTATCGATGTTCTGTCCTCAGTCATCTGTCTTCTGTCCTCTGGAATGAGAACCTGTGCCGACAACTTCCCCTTCCACAACGCCGCAACTCCTCATGATTGGAACGGTTGGAAACGGAAGAAATAGCATGAACACGGTCCAAGGTGGAAAAAAATCGATTCCATCGATATATACGACTGCGTTCTTCAGTTTGACCGATTTGTGCTCATCAAAATCGGGATCGGCAATTAGATCGTTCCAAGTGGAAGGAAAAGGGCGATTGTACCAAAACAAAACGATGAATGAATACATACATTTCCGAAATTTGACCTTATTCGGCTGAACGACTTGCACCTCTTCCATTTTAGGGGAACCGTTCGGATCAATCTGGATCCTCCGAATGTATCCTTTCTCGTATAAGCAGGCCTGAAGCGTGAGGATAATCAGAACGAAGATTATAAATCGACTCATTTCTTTTTTCTTTCCGGAGTGTATTCGATTTTCCAACAACCGCCGGAATGTTCGAAGTGAACGTCGAGGAAGGCTATAATTTTAGGATCCCTTTCCATCTCCTTCTTGAGAGCCTCCCTAAGAACATCCGTCTTTGCCCCATGAATGCCCACTTGAAACGCATTCAAAAAGGTTTTATCGCATAATTCGGTTTTAATTCGTTCGTTCGACGCTAGGGTATGGGTCGCGGAATATTCCGATCCGATCGTAAGCTCGTCGAACTGTCCGAGAACTTTCCTCCCGTAACAATCCAGTAAAGATAGGGAGGCAACAAAGCACGCAATAATGCGCACGCAAATAGGATTCAAACTCATCTTTAAGGTAGAAACTTCCTTTCTTTACCGAGGAAGTCAAGAGCCATTCTCTAATTCGCGTATAAGTCCGATGTACAAATAGAAGATAAGAATTTCGTAAAAGCCGATCGAACGAACGGAAGTATATCGCAATGAAAATGATACGAATATTTAAAAAAGAAGTTCGAAAGAATTTCCTAAAAAAATTCACTTAATAACTCATTTAATAAGCGAAATATAAGCGGGAGGCTCCGAGGTGTTAGAATTGATTTTAAAAAGCGGAACCAGCTCGAACTTAAAAAGATACCTTCATAATCGTGGATCTAAAACGAGGACGCACTAACCGGAATGCCGGAGCTTGTTCCGATATTCTTAGCGGCGATATTCTTTCGAAGATAAGTGCGCCGAAATCGGAGCCTTTTTTCTCTTAAAATTTAATACGGAAGTTTATCTAGCTTACTCGAAATATCATCCAAGTAACTCGCTTGGATTTCCTGGATTTCCAGCAATTTCCTGTTTTGATGCGCGATCAGATAATCGATCTTTTCGTGCAAAAGCTTGATTTCCAATTCCGCCTTTAGATTAATTTTGTAATCGTGTTCGCTGCGAATTCTGTCCTTTTGCTCCTGACGATTTTGACTCATCATGATGATCGGCGCCTGAATCGCGGCAACACAGGAAAGCAATAAATTCAAAAGTATGAACGGGTAAACGTCGAAGGGACGAAAGAAAACATTTCCTACGTTGATCGATATCCAAATCAAGATGAATGTGAAAAACGAAAAAATGAAAGTCCAGCTTCCGCCAAACTCCGCCAGCTGATCGGAGATTTTCTCTCCGAAAGTAAGCCGATGCTCCATCGTCGGTTCGATATTTTCGGAGAGAATCTCATTCTTTTCTATCGATTCGAGAACCTCTTTCTCCAATCGATCCAATTCGGTAGATTCTTCGTTTATCAAATGGCTCAGGTATTTTTTTTGGAATTCCTTGACTTTCGGAATCGAAATGAACGAATCGGGAGTCAGTTCAGGATACTCTA
The Leptospira inadai serovar Lyme str. 10 genome window above contains:
- a CDS encoding HigA family addiction module antitoxin → MNKRKPTHPGEILLEDIIKPLGLTITEAAKDLGISRKTLSEIVNGKSSITPETAVRIALATNTSAESWLNMQIKLDLWTALQDKPRNVIKFPASA
- a CDS encoding DUF1003 domain-containing protein codes for the protein MDKVVCSITKEEADSENCYKASTIPRLIFQKMKLEYPELTPDSFISIPKVKEFQKKYLSHLINEESTELDRLEKEVLESIEKNEILSENIEPTMEHRLTFGEKISDQLAEFGGSWTFIFSFFTFILIWISINVGNVFFRPFDVYPFILLNLLLSCVAAIQAPIIMMSQNRQEQKDRIRSEHDYKINLKAELEIKLLHEKIDYLIAHQNRKLLEIQEIQASYLDDISSKLDKLPY